The Brassica oleracea var. oleracea cultivar TO1000 chromosome C6, BOL, whole genome shotgun sequence genomic interval GCCTGACGTCTCCTGTCAAGTCTCGCCGGATTCTCCCGCCTCTCCTCTCCGCTGTATCTCTCTCTCTGTGCCTCTCTTTTCGCAGCCGACGTTCAGTCTTGCCGGACTCTCCCGCCTCTCCTCTCCGCCGTATCTCTCTCTCTGTGCCTCTCCTCTCCGATGTCTCAGTCTCGCCGGATCTCATTCTCTCCACTCTCTCCTCGCCGATCCACTTCGATCTAGGTCTCCTCGCCGGATCTCCTTTTCTCAACCCGTCCCTCGTCGGATCTCTCTCCTCACGGTCGCCCTCATCTGCCGTCATACTCGCCGGACTTCCACCCTCATTATCTCGAACCGGCTCTGTTTCTTTGAAAGGTTACAAATTTTGGTTTATGTTTAAGTTTAATTATCAGTTTAGGTTTTGATTATCAGTTTAGGTTATCGATTTGTGATGATTATGTGTTTGGTTAAGGTTTAAACTATTTAGGTTTGGTTAATTTCTTTGCAGATGTGAGGAAATGATTATAGCCGCTATCTATCTACTGGTAGTAAGAAGAGTTCTGGTAGTACGAAGAGTTCATCCCGTCATACCAATCCGGGTAGTTCTTCTAATTCCCAGATAGCCGAGAGTTTGGCTGTTCCTAATAGCCAGACGCAACCCCAGCTCCTGCAGCTCCCCCCCCAGCTCCTGCTGCTCCCGCCCCAGCTCCTGCTGCTCCCGCCCCAGACCCGGCGGCAGATTTAGTGTCAATCAATTTGATTTTGGCTAGTCCGGGACATGATCGTCATCCTCACCTCCATCCAGATCGCCCTTCAAATACGCTTTGGTAAGCTTTTTAATTTTAATTCATTGTAACTAATTATAATATTTTCATATTTTTATAATATAATTCTCTCAATTGCCTTGAATTTCCTGTGATAGGTTTGATGACGATGTAAGCGTTGCTGCATCGGTCCGTCAAATCTTTGAAAGAGATTTCAAAGAACCGCATGCTAATTGGAAGCAAACCCCCGGGGATGTTGTGAGACGTTGGTTTGAATCCTTTGCGGTAATTCATTTAATTTTCTTGAATTTTAAAATTTGTAAAAAATTAATTTTATGTTCATGAATGTCTATTAATTTGCCTTTTTGTTGTGTCAGCAAATNNNNNNNNNNNNNNNNNNNNNNNNNNNNNNNNNNNNNNNNNNNNNNNNNNNNNNNNNNNNNNNNNNNNNNNNNNNNNNNNNNNNNNNNNNNNNNNNNNNNNNNNNNNNNNNNNNNNNNNNNNNNNNNNNNNNNNNNNNNNNNNNNNNNNNNNNNNNNNNNNNNNNNNNNNNNNNNNNNNNNNNNNNNNNNNNNNNNNNNNNNNNNNNNNNNNNNNNNNNNNNNNNNNNNNNNNNNNNNNNNNNNNNNNNNNNNNNNNNNNNNNNNNNNNNNNNNNNNNNNNNNNNNNNNNNNNNNNNNNNNNNNNNNNNNNNNNNNNNNNNNNNNNNNNNNNNNNNNNNNNNNNNNNNNNNNNNNNNNNNNNNNNNNNNNNNNNNNNNNNNNNNNNNNNNNNNNNNNNNNNNNNNNNNNNNNNNNNNNNNNNNNNNNNNNNNNNNNNNNNNNNNNNNNNNNNNNNNNNNNNNNNNNNNNNNNNNNNNNNNNNNNNNNNNNNNNNNNNNNNNNNNNNNNNNNNNNNNNNNNNNNNNNNNNGGCCCGTGCACGAGTGATTGTAAGTTCTTGTTTTTCTTATCTTAGTTAATTCAAGTTGTGATCTGAAATTGCCTATTTTATCTAAGTTGTGATCTCATTTTTATGGTTTAACTTAATCTTTTAAATTGTAGGCTGAGCAAACTGGCTGTTCTATTCCAGACTTGCTTGTTGTTCTCGAGATCACTAAACGAAACCCGGATGGTTCTTTTGTTGACGGCAAATCTCAGCAGCTGTACAATGATGTGACATCTAAACTTCAGGAGTTATCTCAGGCTGCTAGTAATGATCCCGAGAGCACTGGTTCTATTGGCCTCTCTCCAGCGGAAAAGAACAAGATCTATAGTGAGGTAAATTATTACGGCTCTCAATCTCAAATTTTTTTTAAGTCTTCTTTGATATTGATCCTTTTCTGATTTTTTATGCAGATCGCTCCCCGCAAAAAGGGACGACTGTATGGAGTGGGTTCTCTAAATACATCTTTAGGATCTGTTCCTGCTTCGTTTCCTTCTAGCAGTACTGAAGACCCATCTTTGAAGAAGATCATCTATGACCAAGCTCAAAAGATTGAGAGCCAGGGAAATGAAATTTCGAAGCTGTACAAGATTGTTCGTCATCTCGCTAGCAAAGACCCTACCGTGGCCGACATTCTCCAGTCTGAAGCGTCTTCTGGTTCTGGTGATGATGATGAATCTGATGCTATTTAGTTTGTTTTCTATCTCTTTCAAATGACTTGAAACTTCTTTGTATGTATTTGTGTAATGACTCTTAAATTTCTTTCTATTTCAGTAATATTTTCGTTAACTATTTAATTTTCTTCAGAATTTTATAAATATATAACAATTTATAAAATTTCAAATTCTGCAAGAAAAAACAAGTACTTGCAAACTTGCGACGGAACAAGCCTTGCAATTTTGCAACGAAATAACACCCAAAATTGCGACGAAACTCTTAATTGCAAATTTGCGAGGAAAACAATCCTTGCAAAATTGCGACAAAATAGTTAATTGCAAATTTGCGAGGAACAACTAAACTGTTGCAAATGTTTGCGAGGAAATCAGTTCCGTCGCAATTTTGCAAGAAACACATTTCCGTCGCAAATTTGCAAGAAATTTATCTCCGTCGCAAATTTGCGAGAGTTTTGCGAGTGATTTTCATTTGCGACGAGCGATTTGCGAGGGAACGTGGTTTCTCGCAAAACCCTCGCAATAAGCGATTTGCAACGGAATTGCGATGCAATTTTCCTTTTCAACTGACGTGTTTTCTTGTAGTGTGTAACTTTGATTAGAGCTTTCATATACCTAAAAAACTAAATTAAATCGATCCCAAACCGAACTCATAACTATAACAGGACTGTTATGACTAACGGAGAAAAAATAAATGGAGTTGAACCAGTGGTCGAAATAACCCGATCGAACTGAACCGAACCGAATAGTGCGAAATAGAAATAGAACATAGACCAGTAAAAAACTATTTGGTTCGGTTCAGTTCGATTGGGTTATTCCCACCCTTGGTTCAACTCCATTTATTTTTTCTCCCTTATAACAAGCCCGGTTACAGTGGTTGTGTCAATCCCTAAACAATCGCATTTTGGCGCCACTTCATCTTCCTCCATGGGGTCCGACTCCGCCGGCGACTTCCCAAACGACGGCGACGCAGAAACCCTAAACCTCAACTCTACAGAACTCTACTCATCAGCAGTTTCCTCCTCCGTTCCTACACCCTCCCCGAAACCACCGTTCTCTCCTCTCTCAATCCCTCAATCAAACAGAATCCCCAAAACCAACTTCACCGTCGACTTCTTCCGCTCCTCCCCCTCCGCCGATCCCTCCTCCGTCGCTTTCTTCCTCTCACACTTCCACTCCGACCACTACGCCGGCCTCTCCTCTTCCTGGTCCAGAGGAATCATCTTCTCCTCTCACATAACCGCACGCCTTCTCAAACAAATCCTCCAAGTCCCGTCACAACTCGTCTTCCCTCTACCTATGAATCAAAAAGTTATCATCGATGGCTCCGAGGTTGTTCTTATCGACGTGAATCACTGCCCAGGAGCTGTACAGTTCCTCTTCAAAACCAACGACGGTCTCGAACGGTACATTCACACCGGAGACTTCAGATTTTGCGATTCGATGAGATCAGATCCGTTTCTAAGTAGCTTCGTTGGCTGCGAAGGTGTTTTTCTCGACACTACTTATTGCAACCCGAAGTTCGTTTTCCCCACGCAGCAAGAGTCTGTTGATTATGTGATTAACGTGATAGATAAGATCGATAGAGAGTCTAAGGAAAATGAGAAAAAAGTTTTGTTTCTTGTTGCTACTTATGTTGTTGGCAAAGAGAAGATTTTAATTGAGATTGCTAAGAGATGCAAGAGGAAGATCTTCGTGGACGCGAGGAAGATGTCGATTTTGAACGTCTTGGAGTGTGGAGAGAGTGGAATGTTCACTGAGGATAAGAGCGAGAGCGATGTTCACGTTGTGGGATGGAATGTGTTGGGCGAGACTTGGCCTTATTTTCGGCCGAATTTCGCCAAGATGAATGAGGTTATGGTTGAGAGAGGGTATGATAAGGTTGTAGGTTTTGTGCCTACAGGGTGGACGTATGAAGTGAAGAGGAATAAGTTTGCTGTGAAGGTTAAGGATTCTATGGAGATTCATCTTGTGCCGTATAGTGAGCATTCGAATTATGATGAGCTTAGGGAGTACATAAAGTTGTTGAGGCCTAAAAGAGTTATTCCCACGGTTGGTGTTGACGTCGAGAAGATGGACAGCAGGGAGGTTTGTAAAATGCAGAAGCATTTTTCTGGACTTGTTGATGAGATGGCGAACAAGAAAGAGTTTTTATTGGGTTTCTATCGCCAGTCTGACAAGAAGAGTGAGAAAGATGACATGGATATTAGCGAAGAAAATGATGCTCCAAGAAGTGATTCTTTGGTGACTGAAAGATTGCTGATTGAACTACGTGATTCTTTGCCTGATTGGGTCAGTGAAGAGCAGATGTTAGATCTGATTAAGAAACATGCTGGTAACCCTGTTGATATAGTGAGTAACTTCTATGAATGCGAAGCAGAGTTTTACAAGCAATCCTCGATTTCCACATCTTCCTTGGAGAATCATGCTGTTCTGGTTGATGACGATGGAACCGACTCGCAGCCGATTTCTGCTAAGAGCACTTCGTCAGATTGTCAAGCAAGTCCAAAAGGGTTTGCATTACCAAGAAAAGTTGGTTTAACAAAGGGTGTTGTTTCTCCCGGGAAAAGAAGCAAAAGCATTAGCAATAAGTCAAACAAGAAGGCCAAGAAAGATCCAAAGTCGAGACCAGTTGGTCCAGGGCAGTCAACCATAACTAAGTTTTTCGATAAGGTGTTGGATAGTGGATCTAATTCTGTTGCTGCTGGTTTAGAGACTGATGAATGCAATACAGATGAAAAGATGGTCCACAGTGATGCTAAAGAAGCAACAGATCAATTTATTGACATTGTTCATGGTTCTGAGTCTTTAAGAGAGTATGCTGCTTCCATCATTGATGAGGCTAAAGGAGATATAAATAGGGCACTGGACATCTATTATAGTAAACCCAGTGAAATACCTGGTGAGCATGCAGGTGAGGGAGGAGGAGGACTCTCTAGCAAATCAAATCAGTTTCCGCAATGTCCAGAAGCGTGCTCCTCCCAGGAGAACAAAAAGACGTCACAAAAATCAGGACTTGCATTGAACTTATGTGAGCAGACATCAGCAGAAGAAATGGTGGACAATGATTATGTATCTCTACCGCCTGAAAAATATAAGCCTAAAGAGCATGGTAGGTGTGTTTATATGCTGTAACTATTATTCTTTCCCTTTATCTTGAGAGCGTGTGTTTGCAGCCAAATTTTCTGCAGTGTAGTAGGATGTTTTAGTCAACCTGCTGCAATTTTTCTGTGCATCCACACTCATATGTGCTTTGTTTTAGTGCAGCTTGTTGGAGGAATGGACAGCCTGCTCCATATATCCACCTTGTCCGGACATTTGCTTCCGTCGAAGGTGAAAAGGGCAAGATCAAAGCTATGTCTATGCTTTGCAACATGTTTAGAAGGTCGCCTGCTCTCTCCTTTTTTTTGTTTGCTCTGTTCATTAAGCTGAAACAATGATGATTGCCACTTATATTTCTGTGAAATATCCTCGTATCAGCGTGTTGGCTCTCTCTCCAGATGATGTGCTGCCCTCTGTTTATCTTTGCACAAATAAGATTGCCGCTGACCATGAGAATATTGTTGGTCTAAGTCTCTTATATTTTATTCCTTCTCTAGTTCTCTTGCTATTTACATAACCTTAACAAGACTTATGGTCATGTATCAATCGGGCAGGAGCTCAACATTGGTGGAAGTCTGATCTCTGCTGCATTGGAAGAAGCATGTGGAATAAGTCGGTCTACTATGAGGGAGATGTATAATAGATTGGGAGATCTTGGTAAAGACAAATCTAACGCTCTCACAGTTAACGTATGGTTATGTCGTTTATTATCAAAATTTCCAGGTGACGTTGCTCAGCTGTGCCGACAAACGCAAAAGCTACTAGTTCCTCCACCTCCACTTCTAGTTAGAGATGTGTTTTCAACTCTACGAAAGATAAGGTATAGAACTTAACTGGTTACGTGTTCAGCATATTAGCTATTGACTAAGGATATGCTATATCTCTATGAAGACGACAATTGAGAATGTTAAATGTCCTTGTTCATCTTTCTAATAAACAGCTATAACATATATATGCATTCAAAAATTTTATACAGAAAACAACGTTCCACTTTTAATAAGTTATATTTTTAACACAACAATGTCATTCCAGCAAGCTCCTAATAGTTTGTCTCAGTGTGCAGTCAGGTACTGGAAGTACTAGGCAAAAGAAAAACCTCATCGTGAAACTAATGCGCTCTTGTAGAGAGAAAGAGATAAAATTTCTTGTCAGAACATTGGTAAGAATTTTTCAGAATACGTGTTCCCTTATATTGTTCACAGCGTCCATGTTGTAAGCAGTTATATCCCTGTTCAGGCCCGTAATTTAAGGATTGGCGCTATGTTGAGAACTGTTCTACCTGCACTAGGGAGAGCAATTGTTATGAATTCTTTCTGGAATTGCCATAACAAAGAACCATCAGAAAATTGTTTCAAAGAGAAACTGGAGGTATCGTTTAGTTTTCTTCTTAGTTCATAAAAGTGTTTTCTTGGCACTTATCAAATGTGCTAAAAAATTTATATCGAAAGATTTTAAACGCTCATCTTGTTAAGAGGCAAATTCAAAATTTCAGGGTGTTTCTGCTGCAGTAGTTGAGGCCTATAATATACTTCCTTCTCTGGTAAGATCTTAGTGTTAACCTTTGCCTCTGACTCGCTTTGCCAATTTTCACGCGAAATAACTTCTTTGTATTGCACTAGAATGCGATTAGCAATTTAGGATGTAATTAGCAAGAATTAGTGGAAAAGCTAAGAATGTATAAACTTTAGTTCCACTTGTTTGCAGCCTTCAAAAGATTTGTGGTTTGTCCTACTCAGTATTCTTGCCAGATTTTTCAAATTGAGACATCAGTTTCAGTATATTAGTTGTTTTTAACAGGACGTGGTTGTTCCTTCTCTCATGGAAAAAGACATTGAGTTTTCAACATCAACTCTGTCAATGATCCCAGGGATACCTATAAAACCCATGCTTGCAAAGTAATTGTACAAATCTTTGTGATACATTTGTTTTCAAGATAACGGCCAGGGCTGTTGATGATCCCAGGGGTAAGTGTAAAATTATGCTGCTTTTCATTGCAGAATTGCCAACGGGGTTCAAGATTTTATCAAGCTCTTCCAAGACAAGGCCTTTACATGTGAATACAAGTTAGTTTGTCTCAAGAACGTTTCTTAAACTACTTGAAACTGATGACTGATGAGCTTCTGATTATTCACGAATTCTTTGATAGTAACCCATGAATCTTTGGGTTGCACTCTGTTGATTTACGTCAGTCTTATATGTTTCCTGAATTACGTTTAAATTTAACTTTCAGGTATGATGGCCAGCGCGCCCAGATTCATTTGTTACTTGATGGTACAGTGCGGATTTTCTCTCGAAATGGGGATGAAACTACTTCCAAATTTCCTGATCTGGTTGATGTTATAAAACAGTTTGCTTGCCCTACTGCTGAGACATTCATGTTGGACGCAGAGGTAGGAGAATTTTTCATACTATTCACTTCAAACGAGGCACCCTTTGCAAAATAAATCAGTAATTGTTTATCGTCAACTCTCTTGGTATTACATAGTGTAATGGTGTTTTATTGATTCAGGTTGTTGCAACTGATAGAAAGAATGGAAACAAACTCATGTCATTCCAAGAGTTATCAACAAGAGAGCGAGGGAGCAAAGACGCTTTGGTAACTACAAAAAGTATTAAGGTATTGAATACAGTATCCGTACGACCTTATTTCTTCAGTTACATGGTAATAAGCATTTATATTCAGAATTTCAGCAGCTCAGTAAATTTGCTATATCAAGCATGTTTTGCCACCCTTGTTCTTTGTTATAGACTTGTAGTCATGGTTCTAAATCCGTCATCTGGTTGATATCATGTTTTTTTTTTAAATTGCTTCGACATGGGGACGTTACACACTTAACCTACTTTCCATATTGAATGTTTGCATGGAAGGCCAGCGTCTACGTACATGCTAATCTCTACTAATCTAGTTTTCAATTAAAGCTGAGTGAAAAAGAGGTTGCTGTTCTTTTCCAGTATGATTGACTTTCCTCTTGAGTTTTTTTTCTTTTCTTCATTGTGTACTCTTTGAAGATAAAGAATCTCGAGTCTTTTTTCCTTCTTTTTAGTTTCTCAAGATGTTATTCTTACGCTTATTCTAATGGCTTTCTGCAGGTTGAAGTCTGCGTCTTTGTGTTTGATATTATGTTCTTCAACGGTGAACAGTATGTGTCCTTTACTCAATACTTTTTTCTTTTTGTTCCTCTGCATTTCTCCTAGTAGATTACATGTTGATTCTTAATTTCCGGAGTTAACAATGCAGGCTGTTGACTCTTCCCCTCCGTGATAGACGAAGACGTAAACCTTACCTCTCTCTCTTTTTCCCTTAACTCAGATGCGTTCATTTTCTTCACTATATTCCCAAACTTTTAGGTCTAAAGGAGGTCTTCCCTGAGACTAGGCCAGGTTTTCTCGAGTATGCTACGGAAATCACTGTAAGTGCTACAGTAGCTTAGGCCTTATAAGTCATAGAACATAGTAAAGCCGTGCTTTGGTATATTCGTTGAACTGTGCATTGTTTAATAGGTGGGATCAGAAGAAGCGTCTTTGAATAACCAAGACACTTTGTGTAGAATAAATGCGTTTCTAGAAGACGCATTTCAGTCATCTTGTGAGGGAATCATGGTTAAGTCTTTAGATGTTGATGCCGGTTACTGCCCCACAAAGCGTTCCGATTCATGGCTTAAGGTCTCGTGCTGTAAATTATCTTATCAAAGATAAATGTGCCAGAAATGAATTGAATGGTGCTAAAATTTTCTGGTTCAGGTTAAGCGAGATTATGTAGATGGATTAGGTGACACATTGGATTTAGTTCCTATAGGTGCTTGGCATGGCAACGGGAGAAAAGCGGGATGGTAATAAAAAAAACATATTTCTTAACCTTCTCTTTGTTCTTAAAAAGCAAAATGTGTGAATCGGCCTTGTATCTTTGAAGCTGAATTGTAAACATAATGTTCTTTTGTATGTGTAGGTATAGTCCATTCCTCATGGCCTGCTACAACCCTGAGACTGAGGAATTCCAGAGTGTCTGCCGTGTCATGTCTGGGTTTTCTGATGCCTTTTACATCGAGGTAATTAAAAACTCAGCAACACTTTCACACTTCTCCACCAATCCATCTTCAGTAATGAAATAAATCAATTTAACATTGTGGCTAAGTGTTCTCATTCCAGTTTATGGTTCAGTTTTATTAGATTTACAGAAGCTGAAACCAATAACAACCATTTGTAATTTGGTCTTGCAAAGTATCTATGATCATATCTATATATTATTTGCTTTTTTCTTGCAGATGAAAGAATTCTACTCCGAGGATAAGATCCTTGCGAAAAAGCCGCCATACTACAGAACAGGGGAGACACCAGACATGTGGTTTCCCGCAGAGGTTGTTTGGGAAATCAGAGGAGCGGATCTAACCGTCTCACCTGTACACAGTGCGGCTTTAGGTCTGGTACATCCATCACGAGGCATCTCCGTTAGGTTTCCGAGATTCATCTGTAAAAGGGCGGATAGGGATCCGGAGGAATGCAGCACGGCTGCAGATATAGCAGAGATGTTTCATGCTCAAACCAGAAAAATGAACATTAAGTCTCAACACTAACATTGGTATCTTATCTGATCAGCTACTTACCTTTTGGTTCTGTTAGGAGTTTACTCAAAATGTTTTTGTGTTGCTTTTAATAGCTTGGTAAACTTAGAATGTGTAAAAATATCTACCTAAAACTATGTAAATAT includes:
- the LOC106296934 gene encoding DNA ligase 1 isoform X1 — encoded protein: MGSDSAGDFPNDGDAETLNLNSTELYSSAVSSSVPTPSPKPPFSPLSIPQSNRIPKTNFTVDFFRSSPSADPSSVAFFLSHFHSDHYAGLSSSWSRGIIFSSHITARLLKQILQVPSQLVFPLPMNQKVIIDGSEVVLIDVNHCPGAVQFLFKTNDGLERYIHTGDFRFCDSMRSDPFLSSFVGCEGVFLDTTYCNPKFVFPTQQESVDYVINVIDKIDRESKENEKKVLFLVATYVVGKEKILIEIAKRCKRKIFVDARKMSILNVLECGESGMFTEDKSESDVHVVGWNVLGETWPYFRPNFAKMNEVMVERGYDKVVGFVPTGWTYEVKRNKFAVKVKDSMEIHLVPYSEHSNYDELREYIKLLRPKRVIPTVGVDVEKMDSREVCKMQKHFSGLVDEMANKKEFLLGFYRQSDKKSEKDDMDISEENDAPRSDSLVTERLLIELRDSLPDWVSEEQMLDLIKKHAGNPVDIVSNFYECEAEFYKQSSISTSSLENHAVLVDDDGTDSQPISAKSTSSDCQASPKGFALPRKVGLTKGVVSPGKRSKSISNKSNKKAKKDPKSRPVGPGQSTITKFFDKVLDSGSNSVAAGLETDECNTDEKMVHSDAKEATDQFIDIVHGSESLREYAASIIDEAKGDINRALDIYYSKPSEIPGEHAGEGGGGLSSKSNQFPQCPEACSSQENKKTSQKSGLALNLCEQTSAEEMVDNDYVSLPPEKYKPKEHACWRNGQPAPYIHLVRTFASVEGEKGKIKAMSMLCNMFRSVLALSPDDVLPSVYLCTNKIAADHENIELNIGGSLISAALEEACGISRSTMREMYNRLGDLGKDKSNALTVNVWLCRLLSKFPGDVAQLCRQTQKLLVPPPPLLVRDVFSTLRKISVQSGTGSTRQKKNLIVKLMRSCREKEIKFLVRTLARNLRIGAMLRTVLPALGRAIVMNSFWNCHNKEPSENCFKEKLEGVSAAVVEAYNILPSLDVVVPSLMEKDIEFSTSTLSMIPGIPIKPMLAKIANGVQDFIKLFQDKAFTCEYKYDGQRAQIHLLLDGTVRIFSRNGDETTSKFPDLVDVIKQFACPTAETFMLDAEVVATDRKNGNKLMSFQELSTRERGSKDALVTTKSIKVEVCVFVFDIMFFNGEQLLTLPLRDRRRRLKEVFPETRPGFLEYATEITVGSEEASLNNQDTLCRINAFLEDAFQSSCEGIMVKSLDVDAGYCPTKRSDSWLKVKRDYVDGLGDTLDLVPIGAWHGNGRKAGWYSPFLMACYNPETEEFQSVCRVMSGFSDAFYIEMKEFYSEDKILAKKPPYYRTGETPDMWFPAEVVWEIRGADLTVSPVHSAALGLVHPSRGISVRFPRFICKRADRDPEECSTAADIAEMFHAQTRKMNIKSQH
- the LOC106296934 gene encoding DNA ligase 1 isoform X2, which produces MGSDSAGDFPNDGDAETLNLNSTELYSSAVSSSVPTPSPKPPFSPLSIPQSNRIPKTNFTVDFFRSSPSADPSSVAFFLSHFHSDHYAGLSSSWSRGIIFSSHITARLLKQILQVPSQLVFPLPMNQKVIIDGSEVVLIDVNHCPGAVQFLFKTNDGLERYIHTGDFRFCDSMRSDPFLSSFVGCEGVFLDTTYCNPKFVFPTQQESVDYVINVIDKIDRESKENEKKVLFLVATYVVGKEKILIEIAKRCKRKIFVDARKMSILNVLECGESGMFTEDKSESDVHVVGWNVLGETWPYFRPNFAKMNEVMVERGYDKVVGFVPTGWTYEVKRNKFAVKVKDSMEIHLVPYSEHSNYDELREYIKLLRPKRVIPTVGVDVEKMDSREVCKMQKHFSGLVDEMANKKEFLLGFYRQSDKKSEKDDMDISEENDAPRSDSLVTERLLIELRDSLPDWVSEEQMLDLIKKHAGNPVDIVSNFYECEAEFYKQSSISTSSLENHAVLVDDDGTDSQPISAKSTSSDCQASPKGFALPRKVGLTKGVVSPGKRSKSISNKSNKKAKKDPKSRPVGPGQSTITKFFDKVLDSGSNSVAAGLETDECNTDEKMVHSDAKEATDQFIDIVHGSESLREYAASIIDEAKGDINRALDIYYSKPSEIPGEHAGEGGGGLSSKSNQFPQCPEACSSQENKKTSQKSGLALNLCEQTSAEEMVDNDYVSLPPEKYKPKEHACWRNGQPAPYIHLVRTFASVEGEKGKIKAMSMLCNMFRSVLALSPDDVLPSVYLCTNKIAADHENIELNIGGSLISAALEEACGISRSTMREMYNRLGDLGDVAQLCRQTQKLLVPPPPLLVRDVFSTLRKISVQSGTGSTRQKKNLIVKLMRSCREKEIKFLVRTLARNLRIGAMLRTVLPALGRAIVMNSFWNCHNKEPSENCFKEKLEGVSAAVVEAYNILPSLDVVVPSLMEKDIEFSTSTLSMIPGIPIKPMLAKIANGVQDFIKLFQDKAFTCEYKYDGQRAQIHLLLDGTVRIFSRNGDETTSKFPDLVDVIKQFACPTAETFMLDAEVVATDRKNGNKLMSFQELSTRERGSKDALVTTKSIKVEVCVFVFDIMFFNGEQLLTLPLRDRRRRLKEVFPETRPGFLEYATEITVGSEEASLNNQDTLCRINAFLEDAFQSSCEGIMVKSLDVDAGYCPTKRSDSWLKVKRDYVDGLGDTLDLVPIGAWHGNGRKAGWYSPFLMACYNPETEEFQSVCRVMSGFSDAFYIEMKEFYSEDKILAKKPPYYRTGETPDMWFPAEVVWEIRGADLTVSPVHSAALGLVHPSRGISVRFPRFICKRADRDPEECSTAADIAEMFHAQTRKMNIKSQH